ACTTCATCTTCTCCCCAATATCCGTAGAAACCTCCGGGGTCATGAGTCAAAAATCGTTCGAACTCGTCGGGAAAATCGGGAATCTGATCTCGAGAAGACGGAGAGAGCCTCGGGAGAAGCAATGGTTGTTCCAAAGAATATCCATTGCGATCCTGAGGGGCAATTTTCATATATTGGACTCACTTACGATTTGACAAATGATGTTTTGCTTAATTACAAAAAATCTCCTGCAAAGTGCATTCAGAGTATTATGCCCATAATGGTCTGTTTCATGGATTCTTTGAGCaatgattttcatttcttctgtaCTTGTTAAAGCTACAATAAGTTTTTGGAGTCAATTAGTATATCGCAGATATAGCTTTTCGTAAATAAAAATGCAGTTTTAAGCTTTCTTTTTTAGTCGAAACTTTCTAATTATCGAATTATCCACGTCTTGCGCTTCAAGAATGATTTCCAGTAAGTTGTACATCTTCAACAAACATTCTTCAACAAACATCCAACAAACATGTGACATTTTGGCAAAGCAAAATTTTGAATAACTATCCATGACatttataagatatttatagGAATCATTTATATCTGAATAAAACGAAAGATCGACTAAATCAATTTAATAgctaaaaataaactattgaaTAAACCGTTGTCGAGGTTCTTTGGCTACTATGTTGACTAGTGGATATTTTGTCTTTAAGGGCTGACTTCGGTGACATTTGTAGTATAGTGATATTACATCCCTAATTATGTTTCGATTGttatgcaaaaattatttttgcaatacTCTCTCATTATATTAAATCCATAGTGATAAATTGAATGAATCCTTTGCAGTTTCATGGATTCAAAATCATTTGAGGCAATTACCAATATTTTGTTTCCGTCAGGTTGTCATTTATGATAGTATGATAgttcaacatttcttattttaaaaatgatgaaTTAATTGAAGAACATGAAAATGAAACTATAATATAGCACACCTATCATTAGATTTATATTACCTCCAGAATTTACGAAATTTCTACATGTTTTGAGAAAACGAAATCTTTTTAGTCTTGAAAAATGTTCTGGTATtgcattatttattaaaaaatcaagAATATTCTTATACTCCTGATCATCCTTTACAATGTTGGCAAATCTCATTCCGCTAATATTATCTTAAAGTGCAAAATCATCTTTAATATTCAGTTGATAATTGTCGAGAGCTTAATTAAGGGTTAAATCCAAGGTCACAGCATTTCACTTTAGGCACGTGTTTCATTTATGCCGCGTGATAATTATTAACAAATGCTAATTGTCAATCTCTTTGTGGTCTTTGCGGCTCTCGTACTGAAAGACCTGAGGAACTTTTCAGCGGTGGAGTAGATGGCTTGAGGTCTGGTCATCTAAAAGACCTGACATCTCCCATTACCGCTGAAGCTAGACGGAGATTATTACGCTCAATCATTGACCTGTGCAACCGTTTTATCTCCGGCTGTTTTCCTGATTTTTGACGCGGAATTTTCTTCTCTGCCAGCTTTACTGCCCTTGAAAAAAAACAACGGTGTAAGACCCATCGCCGTAGGAAATATTTTCCGGAAGCCCTCTGCTATTTGTCATGCTATTGTCTCCTGTTTTTTCACAAAGTTTTTACCATCGCAAATTGCTGCAAAGAGACTGTTCATTTGATTCAGGAATTAATGGAATTTCTCAAGCCGTTATCATAGTTAAGCTGGACGTTTTGGACGCCTTCAATTCTATCAGACGTAATCACTTACTAAAGTGCTACCGCGAAATGGTTCCTTTCGCATACCCTCTTGTGCATCTGTCATAGACAACCCAAGAATCCTTATGTTCTACGATGTTCCCATTTCCTTGTCGACTAAGGCCACCAGGGTAATCTCCTGCTTGTCCTAATTTGATTATCTGAAATCAAGCTAAATGTATTGACGTAAAAACACATTTTGCGAAAATCTATACCATTTCGCTATAAACAAATTTTCGAAAGAAGTGGAAAACACTTTATTGCTCTCTGGTTTAACATTAATCTTGTCCAAATGAACGTTTTCAAATAGACGTAATAGATCTGAAAAGATTTTCAACACTAAACGAAAATTTCAAATGGATTTTAACGGTCATTGACATTTATAGTAGGTTggtttcttaaaattttttttatagatttgcacGACCACTCTATAATAAGTCTGGTAAAGAAGTGTGTCAAAACTTGAGATCTTTGTTTCGCCTAAATGGACCATGCAAATTTCTTCAATCAGACAATGGGtctgaattcaaaaatcaaaaaataacacAACTATGCGTTGATTTTAACATCAAACAAATCCACGGAAGGCCCAATAATCCTCGGGCTCAAGGAATTGTCGAAAGATTCAATCAAACGATAACCAGGAAGTTGTCAAAAATGATGGACAACAGTGAAAAAAAGTGGGTTGATAAATTAGAAAATGCTGTGTACAGTTATAACATATCTGTCATTCATTTTCTAACGAAAGTCCTTTCGAAAGATATCGAGGAATAAAGGGAATAAATTCAATAATCCAtggttatacatatatcttaGATAATTTAAGTGATGAGTGTGTGACTTTGGAAGAAATGGATGATTTGTTCTATTGTTCGACTCCAGAATctttgatttaaaatatatatttagattattcCCAGTCAGACAATTTGTTGCCAACTGCGAAGAGATTCAATTTTGAAATTAACCCAATTGGTTTTATGAAGTTAAAATTACATTAATTGAAGTTAATCTTAATTCAAGGTCAAAGTAACAGGGTGCCCATAGGTATCGCTTGGCCCATGTGACATTAAGgttcaatataatttttttcgatTTAAACCAAATCACCAATTACGGAATTTCTTTTTCGAATGTTTATAGATTAGATATAAACAGGAAGTAATTCCAAAGTATTTAATTGGAATCGATTAGCTATGGTCAACTAAATTATCTAATTAAGTCCAGATCGTCAATGATTTTCCTCCCTTCTTTTGAAGAAAAGTTTGCCACAAACTTCCTTTGCTTCTCCATTGCTGTGTTAAGGTTTTTGACAGCTGTATGTCTTGTCAGCATTGCAGCTCTGCCTTGATTAGCGACAGAGGCGTACTTTCGTCGTCTACATACATTCCTTGTTTGTGTTTAATGAGCATACTCGCCAGCGTCCTCTTTAGCACAAACAACAGAAAGTAATTAAAACTAATTCAATTTAGGCTAACAGCGTTTATCGATTTCTAGTTTAGAATTAATATATAACGCATTTTAGATAAAATATCAAGATTACCTGAGATATGTTtcaaaataatttactttttgaGGCGCGACATTGAATGACAGGGAAAGGAAGGACAGACTGAGAATGGATTGGTCGATGtttgaaacaaaaatacaaaatacaatattaattataacaaagcaattttcaaaattaatacataattttatacaaaaacaaataaacatgaaatatccAAATTACCTGAGATATGTCccaaaataatttactttttagGAGCGACATTATATGACAGGGAAAAAATGAACAGACTGTTAGTGGATTGGTCGATCTttgaaacagaaatacaaaatatcaaaatatttacaaaatacaacattaattataacaaaaaaatttcaattttcaaaattcatacacaattttatacaaaaacaaattaacatgaaatatcaaaattacGTGAGATATGTTCCAAAATAATCTCCTTTTTGAGGCGCGACATTATATGACATGGAAAGGATGGACAGACTGTGAGTAAATTGGTCGATGTTTGAAACGGACCCTACTCCAGCGCATTGCCTCATTAATCGGAAGGGTTACCGGCAacccgtgtgagcaccggtatttaatcgaaagaatatctatagcaatagtcagaggcaatactctggctatctgccaatgactatttctcttttggtttacataaataaaatccttttgaggaaaaatacaatattaatgataacaaaacaatttttaaaataacaaaacaatttttgtaaacaaaagacaATTGATTCCATATAAAAGACTTATCAGCACCCAATATTATTTTAAGCCTAAGAAAATGTCAAACgtaaattatttttgttcataaattacataatcaaaattaataaaaattattttcataacacTATTCTACACTACGACCACGTGACCGGTAGATATCAAGGTTGGCAACGTGAATGGATTGGTCTATATTTGAAAcggaaatgcaaaatatttacaaaatacaacattaattataacaaaacaattttcaaaataacaaaacaattttcaaaataacaaaacaattttcaaaataacaaaacaattttcaaaataacaaaacaattttcaaaataacaaaacaattttcaaaataacaaaacaattttcaaaataacaaaacaattttcaaaaaaacaaaacaattttcaaaataacaaaacaattttcaaaataacaaaacaattttcaaatcgcctaacaAAAATTCGAGTGCGTTGGGATGCGAAGTCAGGACCGCTTGCGCAACATCAACAACCCAGATGTCTCCTTTATAATACAACAAATTGTAAGCATTCAAATCGGCATGTACAAGCTGACACTTCTTATACAAATTCTCCATCAACTGGCCCGTTTTTTCGTAGGCCAATGACAATTTCCGTGGGGTTAAAGTAACAAATTTCAATGTAGGAGCAGCCATGTAATTATTTCCCACCAAAGACATTAAAAGCACATGTTTTTTTACACAAATAGGCCTCGGACACAAAATACCGCTGGCATGTATTTTTAAATCATGAACGAAAGACTAAACCTTTTCAAATTCATAAATTCCTTGTATGCCCAAAGAGTTACAAACTTGGTTTTTTTCCGTGATGTGACTTTACTACTGCGTAATGAATTCGAGGATCAAAGTGAAGGAAAATGTCTCTCCCTTTGTAGTCAGAGTGAGCCGTCataaaaataaatcttggaaCTCGAATCCTCCTCctcaattttataatatttatcttgacaaaatagattttgaaatagaattcaaatattattttgaatttttttccaagtCCAAAAGTATAACCACCTAGACTCGGTAACACCCAAGGCCTGagacataataatttataaaaataatataacaataattaaattcgTATTCAGTTTATAAAAAgtctagaaatagaaaaaatataacaataatgattaaaatttggtagaaattgatcattttagattttagggcGCTAAAATACCAGATCGCCAAATccgtgaacaaataaataaatgtttgtcgtaagaatataaagaatagaacTTTCTATCAAAAATAAGGTGAAattcaatgaataaagataaattagaagatttcaaataagcgatataaacatattgaaagaataaactcgcaaatattacaagatgatgaaatttcagataatttattaattaaaagaaactacatcgcaaaatattccttctaatccaattaaataaaaaattaaagatagaCCATATAATGTAACAGGACAACAAGGTATGTCAAATGAGTGCTCACACGTGCCACAATTTATTaggttttctattaataattgggtaactaaaaattaagataattttaattaaaacacaattctACTTAGTAGCTTATAAACAGTGTAAATACCAGAGGGGATATCTCAATGATGGTCCAGATATCTGAAATGAAGACTGCGATAATAATACAGTCCtccctctattgctcgccatttttggGACCAAACCAAAATTGGCGACTAAGAGAATTTGGCGAGTAAGAGAAATAATCAATATCCTATTTTCTATCaacaaaaaatttctataatttttaactatctaaacatttaaataaatagccgaaacatttatttaaaaaaccaaaattttaagTATAGTAATCATTTATAGTTTTTTGTATGatcttttctctatatttttttgcattttaaataaaCTTTCTAGCATATTCACATCAAAATTATCgtcatgtgaaaaatattttttgaggtCCGAAATACATTTTATCGCATCTCGATGTGTAATACAGTTGTTTCTTTCACAATCTTCAGTAATTGAACTgtctaaaattgcattttcatcgTTATTTTCATAGTTATTGTTTTGAACAAATTCATGAAGTTCGTCATTTTCAGAGTACGTAAAGTCTATAAACTCCTCCTCTTTTATGGGATCTGTGATcattaatttttctataatttgttcgaaattttttattttatggtcTCCCATAATAGGTTCTTCAATTCTGTTTTCCCATTTGGCGTGctgaaaacattttgatattgtATCCACTGACACATCTTTCCAGGCTAGATAAGAAAATAAGACTGCATCTTTCAGGGTTAATTTTTTATAGCATTCAATAGTTGCGTCACCGTAGTTTATTTGTTCaattatatgtttaaatttaaatttgttgaAATGAGATTCGAATGATCTAATGATTCCTTGATCCATCGGTTGAAGCACAGTAGTCGTGTTTTTTGGTAAATATAAAACTTCTATCATACTTAATTCGATTGTTATTCTATGCGAAGGACAATGGTCTACAACCAAaagtatctttttttgtttttgtttgagagTCTTGTTCCAATTATACAACCATTCGTTAAATATTTCCATGTTCATCCAAAGTCTTCGATTTGGTCTTTGAACTCAACCGCAGTATATCCCAATTCACCAtgaaaaattcttagttttaCATTGTGCCTTTTTTTGAACTTTTCAAGCCATCCTTTACTGGCTTTAAATTCGAAGAGACCGTTTAACGCAACAATTTCAGTTGCTTTCGACAAAATTATCTCATCATTGAGGCAAACTCCAATAGATTCCATGTAATCTATCCAGGCAATGATTTCAGAATCAATTGCTGAATATCTAAGTTTCGAAAAACGAGAACTTCTCCCATAAATTGGATTAATTCCAAGAATCTTCTGTTTGTTCAATTTAAGATCGTTAATTGCACGTCTCGAAATTGATTTTTTGAAACACGAcgaaaaaatttctgaaacacGCCTTAGACTTAGAGAAGAATTATCAAtaagataatttataatttctcttttttgatCATAAGATAATCTTGAGCACTTCCTCATGTTACAAAAAAAACACCcggtataaatatttgaaaaaattattttttttaataataaattttaattttttaatactaaaaCGTGGCGAGTAAGAGAATTTGGCGAGCAATGGAATTTCCTTAGTAAAAATggcattttttccaaaaaagTGGCGAGTTATagaaatggcgagcaatagaattggcgagcaatagagggtaaactgtatttatttctgtttcatagAGAATCGACAATTAATTGGCAAGGAGATTGTATTTCTGAAATATCCACGTGCCAAATTTGTTTAACAAAAAATCTATGTCACAGTCCAGGGCTGCGaggttttgaaaatattaataaattaaaaaaaaattacatttctgaAATTCTTTTGTTGATCTCTTcaataaatatctgaaattattaattttttcttaattatttcagaGATTGTGATTTCAGGAAAACCAACATATCACCAAAATCATTGATTAAACGTAGCGTTTTTTTAGTTGAAAGAGTGGAATCtgttatttagtatttaattagcGAAAAAGTATTTAATTAGTTTTTTGATTCTATTTaaaaattcacggaaaatggTTAACCAAACTAATTTTTGAGacgaaatttattaaaaatattaattaaaatttataatattaaacTTATAAGACTAAACTAACCGACAGCCCTAGGGCAGATCTTTCAGCTTGCTACTAGACCCTATACCCTTGGTATTTTTAATACCCTAACTTTCTAGAGGTATTTTTCCAAAACATTCTCTTAgactcaaaaaaataaaaatcaaaaaattaaagaaatttaagTTATTACAACTTTTTTACGCGGCTTATATGAACGGTGTATTCTATTTCTTCATCATCAAGAATGGTGATCATCTCTCCGTCAGtgtttgttactttatatttttttgttgaaacTTGGTCGTACAGcggatattttctattacccacgTTTGCGTCCTCATCGTGACGTATTAAAACATGAGatgatttaaataaaataaatgggcATCTCCTGCTTTACATTTCTATCATTCGAAAATAACCAGccattatttaataattagtgtTGTGGTAATCACCGGCGACGCGTACAGTGATCGTCGTCCATATGACGTCCTGATAGACAAAATAGGAAATCTGCCCAACCTCCTAGTCAAATCCTCAATGAAGGGGGAACTGGTGTACTACTACAGTAAACTGGCACAAAGTACCCCCGCCCTTATAAGACACAGGACCCAGTTTTGTGTTATTCGAGCACTCCGAATTCCCCACATGGACATTCGCGAAATCCCTGACTGGGCATTCCTGTGCCTCCGTCGCTAAGAATTTCCGCAAAATAGTGGACGGGTTAGAGGAGGCCTACACCTGTCTCCGTCACGGAAAACAGGACGTGGTCAAACTGGCGGG
The Octopus sinensis unplaced genomic scaffold, ASM634580v1 Contig11651, whole genome shotgun sequence genome window above contains:
- the LOC115229037 gene encoding major centromere autoantigen B-like, producing the protein MRKCSRLSYDQKREIINYLIDNSSLSLRRVSEIFSSCFKKSISRRAINDLKLNKQKILGINPIYGRSSRFSKLRYSAIDSEIIAWIDYMESIGVCLNDEIILSKATEIVALNGLFEFKASKGWLEKFKKRHNVKLRIFHGELGYTAVEFKDQIEDFG